In a genomic window of Nitrosarchaeum sp.:
- a CDS encoding 50S ribosomal protein L18e, translating into MTNQVVIRMAKDLKKASTKNDAPIWAKMAKYALKPSIARRFINLNRIAQLTRDADTVVFPGKVLGTGDIEHKITLCSFSISNTAATKILEKGGKVITFSELIEKNPTGKGVVLLG; encoded by the coding sequence ATGACTAATCAAGTCGTCATACGCATGGCAAAGGATCTAAAGAAGGCATCTACCAAAAACGATGCTCCAATTTGGGCAAAGATGGCAAAATATGCATTAAAACCATCCATTGCAAGACGATTTATCAATTTAAACAGAATTGCTCAATTAACTAGAGATGCAGATACCGTAGTATTTCCAGGCAAAGTGTTAGGGACTGGAGATATTGAACATAAAATTACACTTTGTTCATTTTCAATCTCAAATACCGCAGCAACTAAGATTTTAGAAAAAGGTGGAAAAGTCATTACATTTTCAGAATTAATTGAAAAAAATCCAACAGGAAAAGGAGTTGTACTACTTGGCTAG
- a CDS encoding DNA-directed RNA polymerase subunit D has product MSSLEVINKENQKISIKLKGVPLQYANALRRICLNGIPVFAIDTVDIIENSSVLPDEGLAHRLGLIPIKTDLSRFNEPSKCDCKSETGCSNCKVMFVLDSGDSDVTRTILSSDLTSEDESVKATSDKIPIVQLAAGQRVKVECYARLGRGTEHAKWNSANISVLTETDKENERILTVESTGALKPEQIILAGVDELSNRLSEFKEMINEIKE; this is encoded by the coding sequence TTGTCTTCTTTAGAGGTAATTAACAAGGAAAATCAAAAAATATCAATCAAGCTCAAAGGAGTTCCATTACAATATGCAAATGCGCTTAGACGAATTTGCCTAAACGGGATTCCAGTATTTGCCATTGATACGGTAGATATTATTGAAAATTCTTCAGTATTGCCAGACGAGGGATTAGCACACAGATTAGGACTTATTCCAATTAAGACAGATCTATCTAGATTCAATGAACCATCTAAATGCGATTGTAAAAGTGAGACAGGTTGTTCTAATTGTAAAGTAATGTTTGTTTTAGATTCAGGAGATTCAGATGTCACTAGAACAATATTATCAAGTGATCTGACATCAGAAGATGAATCTGTCAAGGCAACTTCAGATAAAATTCCAATTGTTCAATTAGCTGCAGGTCAAAGAGTCAAAGTTGAATGTTATGCAAGACTTGGCCGTGGAACAGAACATGCTAAATGGAATTCAGCAAATATTTCAGTGTTAACTGAGACAGATAAAGAAAATGAGAGAATACTAACAGTTGAATCAACAGGGGCATTAAAGCCAGAACAGATAATCCTTGCAGGAGTAGATGAGTTAAGCAATAGATTATCAGAGTTTAAAGAAATGATTAACGAAATAAAAGAATAA
- a CDS encoding ribosome assembly factor SBDS — MTDVTVVRYSYEGEKFEILVKPDPALDYKMGKKKDISSILIADEIYTDSGKGTKPSTEKLLKAFKTEDVIEIAEIMLKKGELNLTTDQRRKMLDDKRKQIIAFIAKTYVDPRTHLPHPPLRIEQALKDGRITIEPQKNVEEQVPDIVEKLRSIIALKSENLDLEITIPAQYASQSYAVLKSVGVLKKEEWQNNGSLKAILEIPAGARPNVIDRLGSITKGSATVEVMK, encoded by the coding sequence ATGACCGATGTAACCGTAGTTAGATATTCTTATGAGGGTGAAAAATTTGAGATTTTAGTAAAGCCTGATCCTGCATTGGATTACAAAATGGGTAAGAAAAAAGATATCTCTTCAATATTGATTGCCGATGAAATCTATACTGATTCTGGTAAGGGCACTAAACCCTCAACTGAAAAATTACTCAAGGCTTTCAAAACTGAAGATGTGATTGAGATTGCAGAAATTATGCTAAAAAAAGGAGAACTGAATCTCACTACTGATCAAAGACGCAAGATGCTCGATGATAAGAGAAAACAAATTATTGCATTTATTGCAAAGACATACGTCGATCCTAGAACTCATTTACCTCATCCTCCACTAAGAATTGAACAAGCATTAAAGGATGGACGAATCACAATAGAGCCGCAAAAAAATGTTGAAGAACAAGTACCAGACATTGTAGAAAAATTACGTTCTATCATAGCTTTGAAATCTGAAAATCTAGATCTTGAAATTACAATACCTGCACAGTATGCATCACAATCATATGCCGTTTTGAAATCTGTGGGAGTTTTAAAAAAAGAAGAATGGCAAAATAATGGTTCTTTAAAAGCAATACTTGAAATACCCGCTGGAGCAAGGCCAAATGTGATTGATAGATTGGGTTCTATAACCAAAGGCTCTGCAACAGTTGAGGTTATGAAGTAA
- the rrp4 gene encoding exosome complex RNA-binding protein Rrp4, with amino-acid sequence MENKRKYVIPGDVITTGPFRPEQNVILDGNKIISTAIGISEIFDDSIKVIPLTGKYIPKIDDLVIGKVVSHTSLSWELDINSCYVGFLPAQDVFGRDFSAHADELSSKLKAGDLVAARIANFDRTRDPLVTIADRDLGKIDSGHLVSISTSKVPRLIGKRGTMIQMIEMATNAAITIGQNGWIVVSCETPEGLLKAKKAIKMVDEMAHVANLTDQVKEMLESKGES; translated from the coding sequence ATGGAAAATAAAAGAAAATATGTTATACCTGGAGATGTAATCACAACTGGCCCTTTCAGACCAGAACAAAATGTAATCTTGGACGGAAACAAAATTATTTCTACTGCTATAGGAATTTCAGAAATTTTCGATGATTCTATTAAAGTAATTCCATTGACTGGAAAATATATTCCAAAAATCGATGATCTTGTAATTGGCAAAGTCGTCTCTCATACTTCGCTTTCTTGGGAATTAGATATCAATTCATGCTATGTTGGATTTTTACCTGCTCAGGATGTATTTGGACGAGATTTTTCTGCACATGCCGATGAACTTTCATCCAAGCTAAAGGCAGGTGATCTAGTTGCAGCCAGGATTGCCAACTTTGATAGAACCAGAGATCCACTTGTAACAATAGCTGACAGAGATCTTGGTAAGATTGACTCTGGACATCTAGTTTCAATATCTACTAGTAAGGTACCGCGCTTAATTGGAAAAAGGGGCACTATGATCCAGATGATTGAAATGGCTACAAATGCAGCTATTACGATTGGCCAAAATGGTTGGATAGTTGTCTCTTGTGAGACTCCCGAGGGATTATTAAAGGCAAAAAAGGCAATCAAAATGGTTGATGAAATGGCACATGTTGCTAATTTGACAGACCAAGTGAAAGAAATGTTAGAATCAAAAGGTGAATCATAA
- the rrp41 gene encoding exosome complex exonuclease Rrp41, protein MGGREATLVLLDENGIRCDGRKVDEPRRIMIKAGGLKNADGSAYIEFGDNKILVGVFGPRDVHPKHMSNTDTGILRVRYHMEPFSVTERKNPAPSRREIEISKVIKEALEPAVMLEKFPRTAVDVFIEVLQADGGTRCAALSAASVALADAGIPMRDMVAACAAGKAADTIILDVNNEEDQAGQADMPIGYMPSLEKITLLQLDGVLTPEEYKKCIETGIKGCKIVYELQRKALTDKYFGNGEK, encoded by the coding sequence ATGGGCGGAAGAGAAGCAACCCTAGTTCTACTAGATGAAAATGGAATTCGTTGTGATGGTAGAAAAGTCGACGAACCAAGACGAATTATGATTAAGGCTGGCGGATTGAAAAATGCTGATGGCTCAGCATATATTGAATTTGGTGATAATAAGATTTTAGTTGGAGTATTTGGACCACGTGATGTTCATCCAAAACATATGTCCAACACTGATACTGGTATTTTACGAGTTAGATATCACATGGAACCCTTCTCTGTAACTGAGAGAAAAAATCCTGCACCCTCAAGAAGAGAAATTGAAATTTCCAAAGTTATCAAAGAAGCTTTAGAACCTGCCGTTATGTTGGAGAAATTCCCAAGAACTGCAGTTGATGTATTCATTGAAGTTCTTCAAGCTGATGGTGGTACTAGATGTGCTGCCCTTTCTGCAGCATCAGTTGCATTAGCTGATGCTGGAATTCCAATGAGGGATATGGTGGCAGCTTGTGCGGCAGGAAAAGCAGCTGACACAATTATTCTTGATGTTAATAATGAAGAAGACCAAGCAGGACAAGCAGATATGCCTATTGGATATATGCCAAGTCTAGAAAAAATTACATTACTTCAATTAGATGGTGTGTTAACACCAGAAGAATACAAAAAATGCATTGAGACTGGAATTAAAGGTTGTAAAATTGTTTATGAATTACAAAGAAAAGCACTTACTGACAAATATTTTGGAAACGGGGAAAAATAA
- the rrp42 gene encoding exosome complex protein Rrp42, with amino-acid sequence MTSTSVLDDLKKSQILELLEQGKRVDGRALDEPRNLIIETNAIPKANGSARVRLGDSEVICGVKIQPDRPFPDMGDKGIFICTAELLPLSHPTVETGPPGPDVIELARVVDRGIRESHMIDLTQLVIEKNKSVVGVFADNVVVDYDGNLFDACAYAATAAILSSKTPKWEMKNDVPTLVEGEESDVPISTIPVSVTMGKIGNHIIVDPNGDEWSSMDARITITTDSNGNICALQKGGNDGFTFEQVIKCGELSVKVGAKIREKLKQAKESGQ; translated from the coding sequence ATGACATCTACTAGTGTACTTGATGATCTAAAGAAATCTCAAATTCTAGAATTATTAGAACAAGGAAAAAGAGTTGACGGAAGAGCATTAGATGAACCACGAAACTTGATCATTGAAACAAATGCAATTCCAAAAGCAAATGGTTCTGCAAGAGTTCGATTAGGTGACAGTGAAGTAATATGCGGTGTTAAAATTCAACCCGATAGACCTTTTCCAGACATGGGTGACAAAGGAATCTTCATCTGCACTGCTGAGCTTTTACCACTTTCTCATCCAACTGTTGAAACTGGACCACCTGGTCCAGATGTTATTGAACTAGCAAGAGTAGTCGATAGAGGCATTAGAGAAAGTCATATGATTGATTTAACTCAGCTAGTAATTGAAAAAAACAAATCTGTAGTTGGAGTATTTGCTGATAATGTTGTAGTTGATTATGATGGCAATTTGTTTGATGCATGCGCTTATGCTGCAACAGCTGCAATTCTCTCATCAAAAACTCCAAAATGGGAGATGAAAAATGATGTGCCAACTTTAGTTGAAGGAGAAGAATCTGATGTTCCAATTTCTACTATTCCAGTTTCTGTAACTATGGGCAAAATAGGAAATCACATAATCGTTGATCCAAACGGCGATGAATGGAGCAGTATGGATGCAAGAATTACAATCACTACTGATTCTAATGGAAATATCTGTGCTTTACAAAAAGGAGGAAATGATGGATTTACTTTTGAACAAGTAATAAAATGCGGTGAATTATCCGTCAAAGTAGGCGCAAAAATAAGAGAAAAGTTAAAACAAGCAAAGGAATCTGGTCAATAA
- a CDS encoding 50S ribosomal protein L37, which produces MAKQKSLKGLGARYGIKIRKQYSKIHFQLKEKRHCPECGSQQFNRDAVGIWSCKKCSFKVAGTAYDVKL; this is translated from the coding sequence ATGGCAAAGCAAAAATCACTAAAAGGTTTAGGCGCACGATATGGTATTAAAATTAGAAAACAATATTCAAAAATTCATTTTCAACTAAAAGAAAAAAGACACTGTCCTGAATGTGGTTCTCAACAGTTTAACCGCGATGCCGTTGGCATATGGTCTTGCAAAAAATGCAGTTTTAAAGTAGCTGGAACAGCATACGATGTCAAACTTTAA
- a CDS encoding KEOPS complex subunit Pcc1, whose protein sequence is MSNFNAKIIVDAKEKTKAIFDSINTDNDFYPENPTKTNMSFDKKITISVESDHMPHLRANLNSTLRLIQASYDSIESVKI, encoded by the coding sequence ATGTCAAACTTTAATGCTAAAATTATTGTTGACGCAAAAGAAAAAACAAAAGCAATTTTTGATTCAATAAACACTGATAATGATTTTTACCCAGAAAACCCTACAAAAACTAACATGTCATTTGATAAAAAAATTACAATATCTGTAGAATCTGATCATATGCCACATTTACGAGCAAATCTTAATTCAACTTTGAGATTAATTCAGGCAAGCTACGATTCTATTGAATCGGTAAAGATATAA
- a CDS encoding prefoldin subunit beta — MSAGQMPPWLQEQLMKMQQSQQNLQSIMTQKQHLEMEKIETEKALEELKKAADDDNVYKHAGSILIKSTKKELIDELEERKEMAKTRATVLEKQELRIKESLKEQEAKITEMMRGPSAGTPPPKPSSGSTQIPKPQPDDNPRK, encoded by the coding sequence ATGTCAGCAGGACAAATGCCACCTTGGCTTCAAGAACAACTCATGAAGATGCAACAATCACAACAAAATCTTCAATCTATAATGACACAAAAACAGCATCTTGAGATGGAAAAAATTGAGACTGAAAAGGCACTTGAGGAATTAAAGAAAGCAGCTGACGATGATAATGTATACAAACATGCTGGTTCTATTTTAATAAAATCTACAAAGAAAGAACTGATTGATGAATTAGAAGAGCGAAAAGAAATGGCAAAAACACGTGCGACAGTTCTTGAAAAACAAGAATTAAGAATTAAAGAATCACTCAAAGAACAAGAAGCAAAAATTACTGAAATGATGCGAGGTCCATCTGCTGGTACTCCACCACCAAAACCATCATCTGGAAGCACACAAATTCCAAAGCCGCAACCCGATGATAATCCTAGAAAATAA
- a CDS encoding ERCC4 domain-containing protein: MKLENLRIIVDERERKSGIPDLLKSVGLNLEMKTLPIGDYIVAPETVVERKSIRDLLSSVFDGRLFDQCSRLKEHFEFPIVLMEGNVDEIEEITDNPMIFYGALSTVALDFKIPIIPTPSAMHTAKLLVSLCSRTDAIKGPYLKKIKKSTDLEKQQLSSLCSLPGVGEKFAVRMLEKFGTPLKVFTATTNELAKVEGLGDARAKKIKKVLESQSKHLKKSDQKTLHDS; the protein is encoded by the coding sequence GTGAAACTAGAAAACTTACGAATAATAGTAGATGAACGAGAACGTAAGAGTGGGATCCCCGATTTATTAAAGTCTGTAGGCCTTAATCTTGAAATGAAAACTTTGCCGATAGGAGATTACATTGTTGCACCTGAAACTGTGGTGGAACGAAAAAGTATTCGCGATTTACTATCTTCAGTTTTTGATGGGAGACTTTTTGATCAATGCTCTAGACTAAAAGAACACTTTGAATTTCCAATTGTGCTTATGGAGGGAAACGTCGATGAAATTGAAGAAATCACTGATAATCCAATGATCTTTTATGGTGCACTATCGACAGTGGCTTTAGATTTTAAAATTCCAATAATCCCCACTCCAAGTGCAATGCATACTGCAAAATTGCTTGTTTCATTATGTTCTAGAACTGATGCAATTAAAGGGCCATATCTAAAAAAAATAAAAAAATCAACTGATTTAGAAAAACAACAATTATCGTCTCTTTGCAGTTTGCCAGGTGTTGGAGAGAAATTTGCAGTTAGGATGCTTGAGAAGTTTGGAACCCCATTGAAAGTATTTACAGCTACTACCAATGAACTTGCAAAAGTTGAAGGACTTGGGGATGCAAGAGCTAAAAAAATAAAAAAAGTACTTGAATCTCAAAGTAAGCACCTAAAAAAATCAGATCAAAAAACTTTACATGATTCATGA
- a CDS encoding sulfurtransferase, whose translation MLVSINWLKDHFSDHNIILLDTRPKTMFLYGHISNSQSLTIEQVIQFDQYGSNLVADEKKITELFGSLGIDDSKTVIIIGDSMDPSAARIAWTFLYFGHEKTFLLDATIVDLQKNGFELTKKSFIPQPAKFTPKIKSEIRVDASELKDNLSKFTVLDARTPQEFMGGHIPNSKLIPFTDGISYDGKLFQTEDFLENLFSQSNVSKENEIVCYCMHGHRASSLFLQLMIAGYKNIKLYDGSFVDWYGRRFPLE comes from the coding sequence ATGTTAGTCTCAATAAATTGGTTAAAAGATCATTTCTCTGATCACAACATCATACTTTTAGATACTCGTCCAAAAACAATGTTTTTGTATGGTCACATATCAAATTCTCAATCGCTTACAATAGAACAAGTAATCCAATTTGATCAATACGGTTCAAATTTAGTCGCTGATGAAAAAAAAATCACTGAACTTTTTGGCTCACTTGGAATCGATGATTCAAAGACTGTAATAATTATTGGAGATTCTATGGATCCGTCTGCAGCTAGAATTGCATGGACTTTTCTTTACTTTGGACATGAAAAAACATTTTTGCTTGATGCAACTATTGTGGACTTGCAAAAAAATGGATTTGAATTAACCAAGAAATCATTTATTCCTCAACCTGCAAAATTTACTCCCAAAATTAAATCTGAAATTCGTGTAGATGCTAGTGAACTTAAAGATAATTTGAGCAAATTTACAGTATTGGATGCAAGAACTCCTCAAGAGTTTATGGGTGGACATATTCCAAATTCAAAATTAATTCCATTTACTGATGGAATATCATATGATGGTAAGTTGTTTCAAACTGAGGATTTTTTAGAAAATCTTTTCTCTCAAAGTAATGTCTCAAAAGAAAATGAAATTGTATGTTATTGCATGCATGGACATAGAGCATCTAGTTTGTTTTTACAATTGATGATTGCAGGTTATAAAAACATCAAATTGTATGATGGATCATTTGTTGATTGGTATGGAAGGAGATTCCCCCTTGAGTAA
- a CDS encoding NOB1 family endonuclease → MDFRILDASAFYAGVPFGSASDCYTTSLVYEEIKHIKKNEDALGTLLETNRLKIMDPDKESTNAAIVSAKETGDFPQLSKQDISIIALCINLQGEIISDDFAITNVAKNIGLKISPIMTNTFQDVGKWVHYCPGCHTNHTSGKECPMCGTPLKRKLLKGESPSIPINK, encoded by the coding sequence TTGGATTTTAGAATATTAGATGCGAGTGCATTTTATGCAGGAGTCCCATTTGGATCGGCAAGTGATTGCTACACAACATCTCTAGTATACGAGGAAATAAAACATATCAAAAAAAATGAGGATGCACTTGGAACTCTCTTAGAGACTAATCGATTAAAGATAATGGATCCAGACAAGGAATCAACAAATGCAGCAATAGTATCTGCCAAAGAAACGGGAGACTTTCCGCAGCTATCAAAGCAGGATATTTCAATAATTGCACTGTGTATCAATCTGCAAGGTGAAATTATTTCAGATGATTTTGCAATCACAAATGTTGCAAAAAATATTGGTTTGAAGATATCACCAATTATGACAAATACTTTTCAAGATGTGGGCAAATGGGTGCATTACTGCCCGGGATGTCACACAAATCATACTTCTGGAAAAGAGTGTCCTATGTGCGGCACCCCACTAAAGAGAAAATTACTCAAGGGGGAATCTCCTTCCATACCAATCAACAAATGA
- a CDS encoding NAD(+)/NADH kinase — protein sequence MKLQKVAVVSKVGSKESEDAARDITKKFLARKSKVYTIAPVEVEGAKKVEALDELKKEDLDLVVTLGGDGTTLRVFRYLENETPILTINVGGNRGILSEITIDEIDDAIDKILKDKFFLDKRTRVVASCGGKEFPPALNEIYICRTNLTKTADIEIKFQNDTVKQKMDGVIIATPSGSTGHSFSLGGPILHESLDVLIITPVAPVYRLESIVVPDEKIEIISSHDCSIVMDAQVVKSAGYGEPITIKKYRKPAVFVRLKKRGLRQMSKLGF from the coding sequence TTGAAACTTCAGAAAGTCGCAGTGGTTAGTAAAGTAGGTTCAAAAGAGTCTGAAGATGCTGCAAGAGACATTACAAAAAAGTTTCTAGCAAGAAAATCCAAAGTATACACAATTGCACCCGTAGAAGTAGAAGGTGCAAAAAAAGTAGAAGCCTTAGATGAATTAAAAAAAGAAGATCTAGATTTAGTAGTTACGTTAGGTGGTGACGGTACAACTCTTAGAGTTTTTAGATATCTTGAAAATGAAACTCCGATTCTAACAATTAACGTAGGAGGAAACAGAGGAATACTTTCTGAGATAACAATAGATGAGATAGATGATGCAATTGATAAAATTCTAAAAGACAAGTTCTTTTTAGATAAACGAACCAGAGTAGTGGCATCATGTGGAGGTAAAGAATTTCCACCAGCATTAAATGAAATATACATTTGCAGGACAAATCTTACAAAAACTGCAGATATTGAGATAAAATTTCAAAATGATACGGTTAAGCAGAAGATGGATGGAGTCATAATTGCAACCCCAAGTGGATCAACTGGACACTCTTTTTCATTGGGCGGTCCAATTCTACATGAGAGCTTGGATGTTTTGATTATTACACCAGTAGCTCCAGTTTACAGATTAGAATCAATAGTAGTGCCAGATGAAAAAATAGAAATAATATCATCCCATGACTGTAGTATAGTAATGGATGCACAGGTAGTAAAATCGGCAGGATATGGAGAACCGATAACTATAAAGAAATATAGAAAACCAGCAGTCTTTGTTAGATTGAAGAAACGAGGACTGAGACAGATGAGTAAACTTGGATTTTAG
- a CDS encoding sulfurtransferase, with the protein MNYAHPEVLVDTEWVSKNPPNTNRKLVEVDYDPVNGYQKGHIKGASLIWWKRDINDPVTRDIINKKQFETLMSKNGITENSEVILYGDFNNWFAAFVFWVFKYYGHENIKIMDGGRKKWELESKEYTTDEPQIPQSTYKAQPPDEGLRAYLFDVSRALGREDTVMVDVRSPKEFSGEITAPPEYPMEHAQRGGHIPKANNIPWATAVNDADGTFKSVELLKQNYESKGVTPDKDVICYCRIGERSSHSWFVLKYLLGYSKVRNYDGSWTEWGNMIGNPVEK; encoded by the coding sequence ATGAATTACGCACATCCTGAAGTTTTAGTAGATACAGAATGGGTATCAAAAAACCCTCCAAATACAAATAGAAAATTAGTTGAAGTTGATTATGATCCAGTAAACGGATATCAAAAAGGACACATTAAAGGTGCATCTTTAATTTGGTGGAAACGAGACATAAACGATCCTGTTACTAGAGATATTATTAATAAAAAACAATTTGAAACACTAATGTCAAAAAATGGAATTACTGAAAACTCTGAAGTGATTCTTTATGGTGATTTCAATAATTGGTTTGCAGCTTTTGTTTTTTGGGTTTTCAAATACTATGGCCATGAAAATATAAAAATCATGGACGGTGGTCGAAAAAAATGGGAACTAGAAAGCAAAGAATACACTACAGATGAACCCCAGATTCCTCAATCAACATACAAAGCACAACCGCCAGATGAAGGACTACGAGCTTATCTATTTGATGTTAGCAGAGCATTAGGAAGAGAAGACACTGTTATGGTAGATGTAAGATCTCCAAAAGAATTCTCTGGAGAAATTACTGCACCTCCAGAATATCCAATGGAACATGCACAACGTGGTGGGCATATTCCAAAGGCAAATAACATTCCTTGGGCAACTGCTGTAAACGATGCTGATGGCACATTCAAATCTGTAGAGCTACTCAAACAAAATTATGAATCAAAAGGAGTAACTCCAGACAAAGATGTTATCTGTTATTGTAGAATTGGAGAGAGATCATCTCATAGTTGGTTTGTCCTAAAATATCTACTTGGCTACTCAAAAGTTAGAAACTATGATGGTTCCTGGACTGAATGGGGTAACATGATCGGAAATCCTGTGGAAAAATAA
- a CDS encoding 4Fe-4S binding protein, with translation MSLLLKDRVWSMEAPTAKRGVYPLHGFKLGLYRLPIKLEDPLEIKSVHDGLKKAFEMDAYADRVFATYRWKEQNMKDPDAKGYEEVELSVTVEIVSGEVVDIIYQIFPIEKFGDPNWVKDYRKKADHFAKMVIDTILRNTILADKMISYLAKAEKLNHTQATQRLEELTPLAKIVLNAKPKATEANEDEIEEDDGAEIEIPDGAKPGPIDVAYKSKMKPSTPFDANGYTIKTWGRKGANNGILGVWGEFVSVDYDICIADGGCIEACPVGVYEWFDTPGNPASEKKPLMSKEPDCIFCLACEGVCPPQAIKIFEQK, from the coding sequence ATGTCCTTACTTTTAAAAGATCGCGTTTGGTCAATGGAAGCACCAACTGCAAAACGTGGGGTGTATCCTCTTCATGGATTCAAACTTGGACTTTATAGATTACCAATTAAACTAGAAGACCCATTAGAGATTAAATCTGTACATGATGGTCTGAAAAAGGCATTTGAAATGGATGCATATGCAGATAGAGTTTTTGCAACATATCGCTGGAAAGAACAAAACATGAAAGATCCTGATGCAAAGGGATACGAAGAAGTAGAATTGTCAGTTACCGTTGAAATTGTTAGTGGCGAAGTGGTTGATATCATTTATCAAATTTTCCCAATTGAGAAATTTGGTGATCCAAATTGGGTTAAAGATTATAGAAAAAAAGCAGATCATTTTGCAAAGATGGTCATTGATACTATCTTGCGTAATACCATCTTGGCAGATAAGATGATTTCGTATCTTGCAAAAGCTGAGAAACTTAATCATACTCAAGCAACACAAAGACTAGAAGAGCTTACTCCACTTGCAAAAATTGTTCTTAATGCTAAACCAAAAGCAACAGAAGCTAATGAAGATGAAATTGAAGAAGATGATGGCGCTGAAATTGAAATTCCAGATGGAGCAAAGCCTGGACCAATTGATGTTGCTTACAAATCAAAGATGAAACCATCTACTCCTTTTGATGCTAATGGGTATACAATCAAGACTTGGGGCCGAAAAGGAGCTAACAATGGAATTCTTGGTGTGTGGGGAGAGTTTGTTTCTGTTGATTATGATATTTGTATTGCTGATGGCGGATGTATAGAGGCATGTCCTGTTGGAGTCTATGAATGGTTTGATACTCCTGGCAATCCAGCATCTGAGAAAAAACCACTCATGTCAAAAGAACCAGATTGTATCTTCTGTCTTGCATGTGAAGGCGTTTGTCCACCACAAGCAATTAAGATCTTTGAGCAAAAATAA